From the genome of Dickeya aquatica, one region includes:
- the uxuA gene encoding mannonate dehydratase: MEHTWRWYGPNDPVSLDDARQAGATGIVTALHHIPNGEVWSIEEIKQRQALLAEKGLVWSVVESVPVHESIKTQTGDYRRYIANYQQSLRNLGTCGIDTVCYNFMPVLDWTRTDLEYPLPDGSRALRFDYIAFAAFELHILQRPGALSEYSDDEQRQAAACFAAMTEAEKEKLTRNIIAGLPGAEEGYTVEQFRAQLAQYDGIDKATLREHMAEFLRAIVPVAEEAGIVLAVHPDDPPRPILGLPRIVSTLEDMQWLKETVDSIHNGFTMCTGSYGVRADNDLVKMIETFADRIHFTHLRATCREANPKSFHEAAHLNGDVDMVKVVKAILAEEHRRRQQGNNRAIPMRPDHGHQMLDDLKKKTNPGYSAIGRLKGLAEVRGVELAIKQTFFND, translated from the coding sequence ATGGAACACACCTGGCGCTGGTATGGCCCTAATGATCCAGTTTCACTGGATGACGCGCGCCAGGCAGGCGCAACCGGTATTGTCACCGCCCTGCACCATATCCCGAACGGTGAGGTATGGAGCATCGAAGAGATTAAGCAGCGCCAGGCGTTGCTGGCAGAGAAAGGGCTAGTCTGGTCGGTCGTGGAAAGCGTGCCGGTGCACGAATCCATTAAAACCCAGACCGGTGATTACCGCCGTTATATTGCTAACTATCAGCAATCTCTGCGCAATCTCGGCACCTGCGGTATTGATACCGTGTGCTACAACTTCATGCCGGTACTGGACTGGACGCGTACCGATCTGGAATATCCGCTGCCCGACGGCTCACGCGCCCTGCGTTTTGATTACATCGCGTTTGCCGCTTTTGAGCTGCACATTCTGCAACGCCCCGGCGCACTGAGCGAATACAGTGATGATGAACAGCGTCAGGCAGCCGCGTGTTTTGCCGCCATGACGGAGGCTGAAAAAGAGAAACTGACGCGCAACATCATTGCAGGCTTACCCGGCGCTGAAGAGGGGTACACCGTCGAGCAATTCCGCGCCCAGTTAGCGCAGTACGATGGCATCGACAAGGCCACACTGCGCGAACACATGGCGGAATTCCTGCGCGCCATTGTGCCGGTGGCAGAAGAGGCCGGCATCGTGCTGGCGGTTCACCCGGATGACCCGCCGCGCCCGATTCTTGGCCTGCCGCGTATCGTCTCCACCCTTGAAGATATGCAGTGGTTAAAAGAGACCGTAGACAGCATCCATAACGGCTTTACCATGTGTACCGGCTCTTACGGTGTGCGGGCGGATAACGACCTGGTGAAAATGATTGAAACCTTTGCCGATCGTATTCACTTCACCCATCTGCGCGCGACTTGTCGCGAAGCTAACCCGAAAAGTTTCCACGAAGCCGCCCATCTGAATGGCGATGTGGACATGGTAAAAGTGGTCAAAGCGATTCTGGCCGAAGAGCATCGTCGCCGTCAGCAGGGCAATAACCGTGCCATTCCGATGCGCCCCGACCATGGCCACCAGATGCTTGATGACCTGAAGAAAAAGACCAACCCGGGTTACTCGGCCATTGGTCGGTTAAAAGGGCTGGCTGAAGTGCGCGGCGTGGAGCTTGCCATCAAACAGACGTTTTTTAACGACTGA
- a CDS encoding glutamine synthetase family protein codes for MNDIMHFSSCAKNNASSSLNKGVTNLLNASLQSDFHREVRHYLMRYPETKHVDIYLNDVNGIFRGKRISVDALLAVANGCYFPQSIYAMNGDGHVVCHDPVFSDEPDRLCLPVIGTLRPCAYGSKDNAQLLLSMRDAKGDLYSLEPRAILEKIVGKLQRYGFYPVIAPEIEFYLIDKQSPARPQLGCFHMAVPSRHGPFIEKLENIAEEQHIALAGIVSEAEPGQYELNLPHSHHVVDICERVLALRRLTGIVASEFGYQANFMAKPFSHVSGSGLHFHISLNDAQGNNVFNSQNNKLNTIMKRGIAGLLNMMPASMAIVAPHVNSFRRIRKNLNEPIFNSWGYNNRRAALRIPCSDSNSRRIEYRLAGADANPYLVMATILSGILYGLENMPEDSLNEAMMVIPDLPLFQQHAIEVFEQNSYLTKSLGDEFSRQWVCCKRSELDAFERKVTQEESAMFFEN; via the coding sequence ATGAACGATATAATGCATTTCTCTTCTTGTGCTAAAAACAATGCCAGCTCAAGCCTGAATAAGGGTGTGACTAATTTACTCAATGCTTCATTGCAGAGCGACTTCCACCGGGAAGTGCGACATTATCTCATGCGCTACCCCGAGACAAAACATGTTGATATTTATCTGAATGACGTTAATGGTATTTTCAGAGGTAAAAGAATATCGGTTGACGCTCTGCTGGCTGTCGCAAATGGATGTTATTTCCCTCAATCAATCTATGCCATGAATGGTGATGGTCATGTTGTCTGTCATGATCCCGTTTTTTCCGATGAACCAGATAGATTATGCCTGCCGGTTATAGGTACATTGCGCCCCTGCGCATATGGCTCGAAAGATAATGCACAGCTTCTTTTATCCATGAGAGATGCCAAAGGTGATTTATATTCTCTTGAGCCAAGAGCAATTCTTGAAAAAATCGTGGGGAAGTTACAGCGTTATGGTTTCTACCCTGTCATTGCCCCGGAAATTGAGTTTTATTTAATCGATAAACAGAGCCCGGCAAGGCCCCAATTAGGTTGCTTTCATATGGCGGTGCCCTCCAGACATGGGCCATTTATCGAGAAACTGGAAAATATTGCTGAAGAACAGCACATTGCGCTCGCCGGGATCGTGAGTGAAGCAGAGCCAGGGCAGTATGAGCTCAATTTGCCTCACTCTCACCATGTTGTTGATATCTGTGAGCGAGTATTAGCATTACGCCGGCTTACCGGTATCGTGGCGAGTGAGTTTGGGTATCAAGCAAATTTTATGGCCAAACCTTTTTCACACGTTTCAGGAAGTGGCCTGCATTTTCATATTAGCTTGAATGATGCTCAGGGGAATAATGTTTTTAATTCTCAAAATAATAAATTAAATACCATTATGAAACGCGGTATTGCCGGGTTGTTAAATATGATGCCTGCGTCAATGGCGATCGTTGCTCCGCATGTAAACTCTTTCAGGCGAATACGTAAAAACTTAAATGAGCCTATTTTTAACTCGTGGGGATATAATAATCGACGTGCCGCGCTACGTATTCCGTGCTCTGACAGTAATAGCCGTCGTATCGAATATCGGCTGGCGGGGGCCGATGCAAACCCTTATTTAGTGATGGCAACGATCCTTAGCGGAATTCTCTATGGGCTGGAAAATATGCCAGAGGACTCACTGAATGAGGCGATGATGGTAATTCCTGATTTGCCTTTATTTCAGCAACACGCGATTGAGGTATTTGAGCAAAATTCTTACCTGACAAAAAGCCTGGGAGATGAATTTTCTCGCCAGTGGGTCTGCTGTAAGCGTTCTGAGCTTGATGCCTTTGAAAGAAAAGTCACACAGGAAGAAAGCGCGATGTTCTTTGAAAACTGA
- the bhsA gene encoding multiple stress resistance protein BhsA, with the protein MKNVKTLAIAAVLTTLSFGSFAAQSVNYAQAQQLEKIGAVSATANSLSTLQDKLAEKARAAGASAYTITYAGGDDTLHGNAVIYK; encoded by the coding sequence ATGAAAAACGTCAAAACCCTGGCGATCGCCGCTGTACTGACCACCCTGTCATTTGGTTCATTCGCCGCGCAGAGTGTTAACTACGCGCAGGCACAGCAGCTGGAAAAAATCGGCGCGGTGTCCGCGACTGCCAACAGCCTGAGCACGTTGCAGGATAAACTGGCAGAGAAAGCCCGTGCAGCAGGCGCGTCTGCTTATACCATCACCTACGCTGGCGGCGACGATACCCTGCACGGCAACGCCGTTATCTACAAATAA
- a CDS encoding FadR/GntR family transcriptional regulator yields MVLPTLKVERLYRQISNLLISCIKNGQFAAGQLLPSERELAKQLGVSRSSIREALIALEITGWVEIRTGNGIYVNDPLPDVPGAALPEDEFSLRAFIQARQVYESMMAELAAVHATDEQRAALSELAQALSQLHVNDAQFLHEDKRFHLLISEMSGNEVLQDMMEYLWNKRQSSRFMRLETLYADPDIPHIMNQDHTEIAAAILARDPARARQSMMQHLQHVYDHLFSDDDAAN; encoded by the coding sequence ATGGTGCTACCCACACTAAAAGTTGAGCGGTTATATCGGCAAATCTCTAATTTGTTGATTAGCTGCATTAAAAACGGGCAGTTTGCTGCCGGGCAGTTGCTGCCCTCAGAGCGTGAGCTGGCAAAACAGCTGGGCGTCAGTCGCTCATCAATTCGTGAGGCGTTGATTGCGCTGGAGATAACCGGTTGGGTGGAGATTCGCACCGGTAATGGGATTTACGTTAACGACCCGCTGCCCGATGTGCCTGGTGCCGCGCTGCCGGAAGACGAGTTCAGCCTGCGGGCATTTATTCAGGCGCGTCAGGTGTATGAGTCAATGATGGCTGAACTGGCGGCGGTGCATGCCACGGACGAGCAACGCGCAGCGCTCTCCGAGCTTGCTCAGGCATTGAGTCAACTGCACGTTAACGATGCGCAGTTTCTGCATGAAGATAAACGCTTTCATCTGTTGATTAGCGAAATGTCTGGCAATGAGGTATTGCAGGACATGATGGAATACCTGTGGAACAAGCGCCAGAGTAGCCGGTTTATGCGGCTGGAAACGCTCTATGCCGACCCCGATATTCCCCACATTATGAATCAGGATCATACCGAGATAGCCGCCGCCATTTTAGCGCGCGATCCGGCGCGGGCGCGCCAGAGTATGATGCAGCATCTGCAACATGTTTATGATCATTTGTTTAGCGATGACGACGCCGCCAATTAA